One window of Nocardia sp. NBC_00508 genomic DNA carries:
- a CDS encoding restriction endonuclease produces MGKRRGRRGSDAAALMFMATVATLVVAPKVADIAARQAAALASVGACVLAVAAVLAARHRRQVRARDDARALSALRQNSLSPSEFEEALAALCRRDGCTDVRVVGGSGDLGADVIAQAPDGRRIVLQAKRYRNGRSVGSQDVQRFGGTAHTIHGADVAAVVTTAHAFTPQARAYAAEARILLMPAKALAAWESQTGPTPWD; encoded by the coding sequence ATGGGAAAACGACGTGGTCGCCGCGGATCGGATGCGGCGGCGTTGATGTTCATGGCCACCGTTGCCACGCTGGTGGTTGCACCCAAGGTCGCGGACATCGCCGCACGGCAAGCCGCGGCACTCGCTTCTGTCGGGGCCTGTGTGCTGGCCGTCGCCGCCGTGCTGGCGGCGCGGCATCGCCGCCAGGTGCGTGCTCGCGATGACGCGCGGGCGCTGTCGGCGCTACGGCAGAACTCGCTGAGTCCTTCCGAGTTCGAGGAGGCGCTGGCCGCGTTGTGTCGCCGCGACGGGTGCACCGATGTCCGGGTGGTCGGCGGATCCGGTGATCTGGGCGCCGACGTGATCGCGCAGGCACCGGACGGCCGCCGAATCGTGCTGCAGGCCAAGCGATACCGCAACGGCCGCAGCGTGGGCAGCCAAGACGTGCAGCGCTTCGGCGGAACCGCGCACACCATCCACGGCGCCGACGTGGCGGCCGTGGTGACCACCGCGCACGCGTTCACCCCGCAAGCACGCGCGTATGCGGCCGAGGCCAGGATCCTGCTCATGCCAGCAAAAGCGCTCGCAGCCTGGGAATCACAGACCGGGCCGACTCCCTGGGATTGA
- a CDS encoding DUF3558 domain-containing protein has product MLLGFVLAASTVGCGTTTGGSATTSTTAAKALFNPCTEISDDVLRAAGLDPATEEPGIAGVDQSGWEICSWDAPKYLITVFSTGRTVSEFERKPGNIEFKDVTVAGRQGRQFKVDGATKDLGCDILFPASQGVTQLRILNKAAALGDLTDDSCTMLYRAGDSLVPAFPN; this is encoded by the coding sequence ATGCTGCTTGGTTTTGTGCTTGCAGCAAGTACTGTTGGCTGCGGAACCACCACGGGCGGTTCTGCCACCACAAGCACCACCGCAGCCAAGGCCCTGTTCAATCCGTGCACGGAGATTTCCGATGATGTGCTGCGGGCAGCGGGCCTCGATCCCGCGACCGAGGAGCCCGGCATCGCCGGAGTGGATCAGTCCGGCTGGGAGATCTGTAGCTGGGATGCACCCAAGTACCTCATTACAGTATTTTCAACTGGACGCACTGTGTCAGAATTCGAGCGGAAGCCCGGAAACATCGAGTTCAAGGATGTCACAGTCGCGGGTCGTCAAGGTCGGCAATTCAAGGTCGATGGCGCCACGAAAGACCTCGGTTGCGACATCTTGTTCCCGGCATCCCAGGGCGTGACCCAATTGAGAATCCTGAACAAGGCAGCAGCGTTGGGCGATCTTACCGATGATTCGTGCACGATGCTGTATCGCGCAGGAGATTCGCTGGTTCCAGCATTTCCGAATTGA
- a CDS encoding DUF397 domain-containing protein, giving the protein MSVDLSGAKWFKSRHSQPSGDCVEVAFVDGGVGVRDSKDPTGPALVFAPGKWDAFTAAVKENEFTWPA; this is encoded by the coding sequence GTGAGCGTGGACTTGTCCGGGGCGAAGTGGTTCAAGAGCCGACACAGCCAGCCAAGTGGGGACTGTGTCGAAGTTGCCTTCGTAGACGGGGGCGTCGGCGTGCGCGATTCCAAAGACCCGACCGGACCAGCATTGGTGTTCGCACCGGGCAAGTGGGACGCCTTCACCGCAGCCGTGAAAGAGAACGAGTTCACCTGGCCTGCCTGA
- a CDS encoding helix-turn-helix domain-containing protein — MVSGSTLPRRALGRRFRDLRTKAKKSQLSAGLAIEVSKQGIGRLEDGQVVRISTAQFRDLLDFYGADEDAKTEVLGLLQEVKAAKGDSSSGWWRAYADVVNPHFDHFMSLEQACCRMTSFHLTLLPGLLQTPAYRRWLVATADPAMSAVDVERRLELAARRQRRLVEDPDFSLEVLLSESVLRHQVGGRGVMSEQSRHLVEVGRLPNVSIRVIPFDAGGHLGLVVQSFTLFDFPPLHASRMAEPPVVFVEGFTGALFLEDDSVIERHKAALAGLRQVALSEDDTRVLVQQIAEEYAA, encoded by the coding sequence ATGGTCAGTGGTTCAACCCTTCCTCGACGCGCGCTCGGTCGTCGGTTTCGCGATTTGCGGACCAAGGCCAAGAAGAGCCAGCTGTCGGCGGGATTGGCGATTGAGGTATCAAAACAGGGCATCGGACGACTGGAAGACGGCCAAGTCGTCAGAATCAGCACAGCGCAATTCCGCGACCTGCTCGATTTCTACGGGGCAGATGAGGATGCCAAGACGGAGGTGCTCGGCCTCCTTCAGGAAGTCAAGGCCGCCAAGGGTGATTCGTCCAGCGGCTGGTGGCGTGCCTACGCCGACGTGGTGAATCCGCATTTCGATCACTTCATGAGCCTCGAGCAGGCATGTTGCCGGATGACGAGCTTCCACCTCACGTTGCTGCCCGGCTTGCTTCAGACTCCTGCGTACCGCAGATGGCTTGTGGCGACAGCCGATCCGGCGATGTCCGCGGTGGATGTGGAGCGACGACTCGAATTGGCCGCGCGGCGGCAGCGCAGGCTGGTAGAAGACCCAGATTTTTCGCTCGAAGTACTGCTGTCGGAGTCGGTGTTGCGGCACCAAGTCGGAGGACGAGGGGTGATGAGCGAGCAGTCGAGGCACCTCGTGGAGGTCGGGCGTCTGCCGAACGTGTCCATTCGGGTCATCCCATTCGATGCTGGTGGGCACCTCGGATTGGTGGTCCAGTCGTTCACCCTGTTCGACTTCCCGCCTCTGCATGCCAGTCGGATGGCAGAACCTCCGGTGGTGTTCGTGGAGGGCTTCACAGGCGCATTGTTCCTGGAAGACGATAGTGTGATCGAGCGCCACAAGGCGGCGCTGGCAGGCCTCCGGCAGGTGGCATTGAGCGAGGATGACACCAGGGTTCTGGTGCAGCAAATTGCAGAGGAGTACGCCGCGTGA